The Hymenobacter sp. DG25A nucleotide sequence CGGAAATGACCACAATGCGGTAGCCTTTGCGCAGGGCGTGACGGATAGCAAATCCGTCGCGGATGTGGAAGGCGCGGGCCTGCTCACCGGAGTTCAGCGCCAGCAGAGTGCCATCGGTCAGCACCCCATCCACATCCAAAATAAAGGCCTTCACTGCCGATAGATCCGGCATTTCTACAACTACTGACATGCAAGCGGGATAAACAAAGGAGAGCCTGGCAAAAGATAACGAAGTCCTGGTTAGGAAAGCAACCAACGGTTGCCAGGCCAGGACAAAGGCGCCGGACCCGGACTTTTTATTTCTGGTTGTCGCGCCACTCGTACACCCACTTGGCCTGAATCTGCTCCAGGTGACCTTCGGTAGCCTGCTCGCGGGTGCCTTCAAAGTTGGGCAGGGTCAGCACCCAGTCCAGCAGGTCAGTGAAGCGGATGCGGTATATCTTGGCTTCGGAAAAGTCGTCGCCGAATTTCTCATACA carries:
- the iscX gene encoding Fe-S cluster assembly protein IscX, coding for MNHFEPPIKWSDHEDIAMALYEKFGDDFSEAKIYRIRFTDLLDWVLTLPNFEGTREQATEGHLEQIQAKWVYEWRDNQK